From a single Vitis vinifera cultivar Pinot Noir 40024 chromosome 18, ASM3070453v1 genomic region:
- the LOC100252892 gene encoding uncharacterized protein At4g06598: protein MDNSSGSSNFQHIGRWTALPHRTQLPQMPPSLNHYNLNHEVGSIGNPKPTGGQPTQSISSESVLIEEPPSWFEELLNEPDTPMQRGHRRSASDSLAYLGAVAKVSNTNEDHKFKNSFAWPSFGSLCNASTYTRPSSFDENQNRAWESSLNCLNYTSDLPLTRDQPNIINVQVSGSCAPPDQPDGVPPIATKKQDCAESISHNQEDSSERSDSSSAQPSLSKNDAKRAKQQFAQRSRLRKLQYIAELEMSVQVLQAEGCEISAAVEYLDQHNLILGMKNRALQQRLESSSQEYLIKQLEQDMLEREIRRLQILYQQQQQQQQQQQQQQQQQQFSGHRRAKSRNLDSPFSNTSVKT, encoded by the exons ATGGATAATTCAAGTGGATCATCGAACTTTCAACACATAGGGAGATGGACAGCGCTGCCCCATAGAACACAGTTGCCACAGATGCCCCCATCCTTGAACCATTATAACTTGAATCATGAGGTAGGATCAATAGGAAACCCAAAACCTACAGGGGGACAGCCCACCCAAAGCATTTCTTCTGAAAGCGTTCTCATAGAGGAACCACCATCTTGGTTTGAGGAACTTCTTAATGAACCGGACACACCTATGCAGAGAGGCCACCGGCGTTCAGCAAGCGACTCTCTTGCATACTTGGGTGCAGTAGCTAAGGTATCTAACACAAACGAGGATCATAAGTTCAAAAATAGCTTCGCATGGCCTTCTTTCGGCTCTTTATGCAATGCTTCCACCTACACAAGGCCAAGCTCTTTTGATGAAAATCAGAATAGGGCATGGGAATCATCTTTGAATTGTTTGAACTACACAAGTGACCTTCCATTGACAAGGGATCAGCCAAACATAATAAATGTTCAAGTCTCGGGATCATGTGCTCCTCCAGATCAACCAGATGGGGTGCCACCCATAGCTACTAAAAAGCAAGATTGTGCAGAATCTATTTCACATAACCAAGAAGACTCTTCTGAACGAAGTGATTCCTCTTCTGCTCAGCCTTCTTTGTCCAAGAATGATGCAAAACGTGCTAAACA GCAATTTGCTCAACGTTCACGGCTCAGGAAACTTCAATATATAGCAGAACTGGAAATGAGCGTCCAGGTCTTACAG GCAGAAGGATGTGAAATTTCAGCTGCCGTTGAATATCTTGACCAGCACAATCTTATATTAGGCATGAAGAACCGAGCCCTGCAGCAACGGTTAGAAAGTTCATCTCAGGAGTACCTCATTAAACAAT TGGAACAGGATATGTTAGAGCGAGAAATCAGAAGGCTTCAAATTCTGTACCAGCAACAGCAACAGCAACAGCAACAGCAAcagcaacagcagcagcagcagcagttCTCTGGTCATCGTAGAGCCAAGAGTAGAAATCTTGATTCCCCATTTTCGAACACTTCTGTAAAAACATAA